The sequence below is a genomic window from Curtobacterium sp. MCPF17_002.
TTCTCCAGGTAGTCCTGGTGCTCCTCCTCGGCCTCCCAGAACGGGCCCGCGGCGGTGACCTCGGTCACGACCTTGCCCGGCCAGATGCCCGAGGCGTCGACGTCGTCGATCGTGTCGAAGGCGACCTGCTTCTGCTCGTCCGAGGTGAAGAAGATCGCCGAGCGGTAGCTGCGACCGACGTCGTTGCCCTGGCGGTTCTTCGTCGACGGGTCGTGGATCTGGAAGAAGAACTCGAGCAGGTCACGGTACGAGATCACGGACGGGTCGAAGACGATCTCGACGGACTCCGCGTGGTCGCCGTGGTTGCGGTAGGTCGCGTTCGCGACCTCGCCGCCGGAGTACCCGACGCGGGTGCTGATGACGCCCGGGCGACGGCGGAGGAGCTGCTGCGCTCCCCAGAAGCAGCCGCCGGCGAGGATGGCGGTCTCGGTGGTGGTGGTCATGGTGGCCTCCTGGGCTCTCGTGCCGCTGGCTGCGGCACCGTTCTGTGCAACCGGTGACGGGGTCGTCCTGTTCCCGACGGAACCGGCAGACGGACGGGAGGCGCGGTGCGGGCTGGCACCGCGCCTCCAGGCCGTCAGTTGGTCGTGTCCTGCAGCGCGTCCAGCGCGGCCACGTCGTCGGCCGACAGGACGAAGTCCACGTCGGCGTTCTCCGCGATGCGCGACGGGGTCGTCGACTTCGGCAGCGGCAGCACGTCCTTCTCGAGGAGGTAGCGGATCGCGACCTGCGCGACGCTCTTGTCGTACTTCGCTGCGATGTCGCGGATCTCGGCGTTCTCGAGCAGACCACCCGTGGCGAGCGGGGAGTACCCCTCGGTGAGGATGTCGTGCTCGCGGTCGAACGCGGTCGTCTCGTCCTGCGTGTTGCCGATGAACCAGCGGATCTGGTTCGCGTGCGGGACGACGTCGGTGCGGCCGAGCAGGTCCTCGAGGTCGGCGACGGCGAAGTTCGAGACACCGATGCTCTTCGTGCGGCCTGCGTCGTAGAGCTCCTCGAAGACCTTCCACACCTCGACGTTGCCGTCCCGGTGGTCGGAGCCGATGTCGCCCCACGGCCACGGCGCGTGGATGAGGTACAGGTCGACGACGCCGAGGTCGAGGTTCCGCGACGACTCCTCGAAGGCGTCGCGTGCGCCGGCCGCGGTCTTCACCTCGGCCGGGAGCTTCGTGGTGATGAAGACCTCGTCGCGAGGGACGCCGCTGTCGCGGACGGCCTCGCCGACACTGGCCTCGTTGCCGTAGGCCAGGGCGGTGTCGATGTGCCGGTACCCGAGGTCGAGCGCGGTCTTCGTGGCGTCGTAGGCGTCGCTGCCGGACGGGATCTGCCAGGTGCCGAAACCGATCTTCGGGATGTGCAGGCCGTTGGACAGGGTGAACGTGTCGATGAGAGCGGGCATGACCCGGACAGTACGCCGGTGCCTCCACGGCGACCCAGCGGGGCGCGGGTTGCATGACGCGCACACCGAGCGGAAGGACGCGACCATGCCCCTCAACCCGACCGTGCACGACCGGAAGACCGGCGTCACCCCGCCGGGCGAGGCCGGTGGGTTCCGACTCGCGCTCCTCGACCGCGGTGCCGACCTCCTGCAGACCACGGCACCACTCCGGGGCTTCGACGTCT
It includes:
- the msrA gene encoding peptide-methionine (S)-S-oxide reductase MsrA, with product MTTTTETAILAGGCFWGAQQLLRRRPGVISTRVGYSGGEVANATYRNHGDHAESVEIVFDPSVISYRDLLEFFFQIHDPSTKNRQGNDVGRSYRSAIFFTSDEQKQVAFDTIDDVDASGIWPGKVVTEVTAAGPFWEAEEEHQDYLEKYPAGYTCHFVRPGWKLPHRDEATAAV
- a CDS encoding aldo/keto reductase, with translation MPALIDTFTLSNGLHIPKIGFGTWQIPSGSDAYDATKTALDLGYRHIDTALAYGNEASVGEAVRDSGVPRDEVFITTKLPAEVKTAAGARDAFEESSRNLDLGVVDLYLIHAPWPWGDIGSDHRDGNVEVWKVFEELYDAGRTKSIGVSNFAVADLEDLLGRTDVVPHANQIRWFIGNTQDETTAFDREHDILTEGYSPLATGGLLENAEIRDIAAKYDKSVAQVAIRYLLEKDVLPLPKSTTPSRIAENADVDFVLSADDVAALDALQDTTN